In the genome of Mycteria americana isolate JAX WOST 10 ecotype Jacksonville Zoo and Gardens chromosome 7, USCA_MyAme_1.0, whole genome shotgun sequence, one region contains:
- the TYW3 gene encoding tRNA wybutosine-synthesizing protein 3 homolog, with translation MAAFRQRKAQRLARADASRKGALDERAAAVVQLLNGRARFCTTSSCSGRLVLAQGSAAEINSCEIPKKNCTWLMVTHETCIKDDVMTALEKATGDVVLKFEPFVLHVLCQELQDAQLLHSVAVDSGFRNSGITVGRGGKIMMAVRSTHCLEVPLSHKGKLMVSEEYIEFLIHVANRKMEENTRRIDRFYKRLELALKTAISADNSPSEETEKNRSVYVHRRKRKTIQEQDVHTVPKDHNEELEPEDDRESNLDIFAEIMI, from the exons ATGGCGGCCTTCCGGCAGCGGAAGGCGCAGCGCCTGGCGCGGGCGGACGCCAGCAGGAAGGGCGCCCTGGACGAGCGCGCCGCCGCCGTCGTGCAGCTGCTCAACGGGCGGGCCCGGTTCTGCACCACCAGCTCCTGCTCGGGCCGCCTCGTCCTGGCGCAGGGCAGCGCCGCG GAGATAAACAGCTGTGAGATCCCCAAGAAAAACTGCACGTGGCTTATGGTAACCCACGAAACGTGCATCAAAGACGATGTG ATGACAGCACTAGAGAAAGCCACTGGTGACGTTGTGCTCAAGTTTGAACCATTTGTTCTTCACGTGCTATGTCAAGAGCTGCAAGATGCACAGCTTCTG CATTCAGTGGCTGTCGATTCTGGGTTCAGGAACTCTGGTATTACGgttggcagaggaggaaaaattatGATG gCTGTCCGGAGCACTCATTGCTTAGAAGTTCCATTGAGCCACAAGGGGAAACTGATGGTCTCCGAAGAATATATTGAATTTCTGATACATGTAGCTAAtcggaaaatggaagaaaacacaagGAGGATTGACAG ATTCTACAAACGCTTAGAGTTAGCTTTGAAAACTGCCATCAGTGCAGACAACTCACCTTCCGAGGAGACGGAGAAGAATCGCTCTGTGTACGttcacagaagaaagagaaagactatTCAAGAACAAGATGTACACACTGTGCCAAAGGATCACAATGAAGAATTGGAGCCTGAGGATGACAGAGAAAGCAATCTTGATATTTTTGCTGAAATCATGATATAG